The following proteins are co-located in the Merismopedia glauca CCAP 1448/3 genome:
- the ntrB gene encoding nitrate ABC transporter permease — translation MIVKVDVRSQKIQAPNAIADFIQKQLPVVIPPLVAMILFAVVWQLLCPPGSKGLPGPIKVIAETWDPYIINPFFDNGGTDKGLGLQIFASLQRVAIGFSLSALIGVAVGILVGSNQFVYRAVDPIFQILRTIPPLAWLPISLTALSQSNPSAIFVIFITAIWPIIINTMEGVKQVPQDYKNVARVLHLSPQKYFWKILFPASVPYIFTGLRIGIGLSWLAIVAAEMLVGGVGIGFFIWDAYNSSLISQIIIALIYVGVVGLILDRLVSLAASLVVAEEQK, via the coding sequence ATGATCGTTAAAGTTGATGTTCGCTCCCAGAAAATACAGGCACCAAATGCGATCGCAGACTTCATTCAAAAGCAGTTACCAGTTGTGATTCCGCCCCTAGTTGCCATGATTCTTTTCGCAGTAGTATGGCAGTTGCTTTGTCCTCCTGGTTCCAAAGGTTTACCAGGACCAATCAAAGTAATTGCAGAAACTTGGGACCCTTATATTATCAATCCGTTTTTTGATAATGGTGGGACTGACAAAGGATTAGGATTGCAGATATTTGCGAGCTTACAAAGAGTGGCGATCGGCTTTTCTCTATCAGCTTTAATTGGCGTAGCAGTTGGGATTTTAGTAGGTAGCAATCAGTTTGTTTATAGAGCCGTAGATCCGATTTTTCAAATTCTCCGTACTATCCCCCCATTAGCTTGGTTGCCAATTTCTTTAACCGCTCTTTCTCAAAGTAATCCTTCGGCAATTTTTGTGATTTTTATTACGGCAATTTGGCCCATTATTATCAATACTATGGAAGGGGTCAAGCAAGTGCCCCAAGATTATAAAAACGTTGCTAGAGTTTTACATCTATCTCCCCAAAAATACTTCTGGAAAATTCTTTTTCCTGCCTCCGTTCCCTATATTTTTACTGGATTGAGAATTGGCATTGGTCTGTCTTGGTTAGCAATTGTAGCAGCAGAAATGTTAGTTGGCGGTGTGGGAATTGGCTTCTTTATTTGGGATGCATACAACAGTTCTCTAATTAGTCAAATTATTATTGCTCTAATTTACGTGGGAGTTGTCGGTTTAATTCTGGATAGACTAGTAAGTTTAGCCGCCTCTTTGGTTGTGGCAGAAGAACAGAAATAA